The DNA window CGCCAGCGTCCTATCGATATCGCCTTCAATCTCGATCATCCGGAAGGCTCGCCGGTGGAGCTGATGGAAGTGGAGGACGATGAAGAATCGCCGATGATCAAAGCGGATGAGACGCAAGAAGAAGATGCCGAGACCGCTGAACGCCAGGACTCGGTCATCGAGCGCTTGAATAAGCGCACCTTTGCCGTAGCATTCCGCAATCTGCTGGCGCAGCCCAACTGGGTTAGCGTTACGGAAGTGTTTAATGGCCAGAAATCGGACTGGGAGTTGCTCAAAGATTTGGTTGGCACACCGGACAATGCCAAATTCAAATTCTATTCCGACCGGCTACAACGACTGCGCAATATCTGCCAATACTCCTACGTCATGCATGTTTTGGGCCGCGATCTTTCCTATGAGGAAGTAGCAGAGATTTTCGTGCGCGTGAATTCGCTGGGCGCCAAGCTGCGCGGCTCCGATCTTGCGCTGGCGCAGGTCACCGCGAAATGGCGCAACTCGCTCAAGCTATTCGAAGAGTTCGCCGAGGAGTGCGAGGAGCAACAATTCACCATCGATGTCGGCTTGCTAGTGCGCCTGATGGTCGTATTTGCCACCAAGCAATGCCAATTCAAAACCGTGTCTTCCATCCCACTTCCAACCATGCAGGAATCATGGGAAAAAGCCAAAGAAGGCATGCGCTACGCCATCAATTTCCTGCGCGCCAACGCCGATATCGAGGATGAATCGCTATTATCTTCGCCGTATTTTATCATCCCTATCGCCACTTACGGCATACTGAAAGACGGCAAGATTTCCCCCGCTGATGAAACTGCCATGCTGCGCTGGCTCTATGTCGCCAATGCCAAAGCGCATTATTCCGGCTCCAGCGAGAGCAAGCTGGATTATGATGTTGGCCTGTTGTTCAAGGGCAATAGTTTTGATGCACTGATTGAGCCGCTGCACCAACGTTATGGCAGGCTGCACGTCGAGGCCGGAGATTTCGCCGGGCGCGATCCGCGCAACGCGCTCTTCTCTCTAGCCTACCTCGCACTCAAACACAGCGGCGCTAAAGATTGGCGCACAGGCCTCGGGCTATCACTCACCCACCAAGGCAAGCTGCACTATATCGAATATCACCACATCTTCCCTAAATCGCTGCTGCAGAAAGCGGGCTACGAAAAAGCGGAGATTAACGAGATCGCCAACATGGCGTTCATCAGCGGCCGCGCCAATCGCGGCATTTCCAACAAAGAGCCGAAGGACTATTTCCCAGGCATCATCAAGGAGCGCACCGAAAACGCATTGTCGTCGCAGTACATCTCGTTGGATAAAGAAATGTGGGAGGTCACCGCTTACCCGCATTTTCTGCAGTATCGCCGTCAGGAGCTAGCCAAGGCAGTGAACGAGTTCATCGAGAGCGCCTGCAAAGCTGGCCGTGCGACAACACTTGCCAGCAAGGCGGCTTGAGAATGGAAGCCAGATAATGGCATAGAATGCCACCTCTGCTTAACGCAGCAGCTGCTTCCGACCATTAAAGTCGTGCAAGCTGTCTAATATTTTAAGCAGCTGGAAGCTCCGACCATTGAGCCTTCCCGCGCCCATATCTGTGAACATGGGCGCGAGTATCGCCTTCTTTAAATTGGGCAATATATAGGCTTGGCCCAGCATCACGCGCCGTCCGTTTCAGGCAGGCGAGACGTTCATAGTCGGCAGAGCATATCCAGGCAGTGGACCAAATCGCATTTCGAGGCTCAAATTTTAGGAACTGGCGGGACTTAGTTGACGATTTTCGACAGAACGAGGTGAAGCGAGCTTATATTATTTTGTTTCATGAACGATTTAATTTGAAGCATCGTCATTGGTATAAATTATAATTACGACTTTGCTTTTAGCCATTTTTGCAACTCTCTTTTCGCTGCAGCCTGATCTTGTTCATAAAGCTCTTCTACAGAAGGCGAAGCTGCGAGCATTGCCTCATAAGCATCTCCCTGACTCGCAAGTACGGCGTCAAAGTGGTCAATAGTTTTAGTAAATGATGGAACTTTTTCCGTAGACCACGTGTTTTTTAATTGCTGCCAACGCTCGGTGCCTTGATTGGCGAAATATTGTGATGCACCCCCATTGCGAAGCTCGCAATCAAGGCATCCCAACTCATAAAGAAAGTTCTCTGCTTGAGTAAGTGAAGCTGGTGCTTCACGTTTTTCCATAACTTGCTGATATGAATTAAGAAACCAATCCTCTAATTCCCAATCATCAGCCATCATTGCCTCGTAATTGTACAATTTTACAGCGACTTACTTGTTCGAACAATGGCGGAAGCGGTGAGATTCGAACTCACGGAGGCTTGCACCTCGCTAGTTTTCAAGACTAGTGCCTTAAACCACTCGGCCACACTTCCGGTGGGTTGTGCATAGGATATTTGCGGCGGTGCGGCAACTGGCTATTTGCGGAGGGTTTTGTTGAGGGTGTAGGTGCCGACCACTTCGCCCTGGGCGAGGATGCGCTTGCTGGTGACGAGGCGCGCATAGGTGGCGGCGGCGCTGGTTTGGTTGCCGGGGGCATCCAGCGGTGCATCTGCGCCAAGGGCCATCA is part of the Pseudomonadota bacterium genome and encodes:
- a CDS encoding DUF262 domain-containing protein — its product is MAKKTDIPIKDLVSMIQHGELRLPEMQRRYVWTSTRVRDLLDSLYRGYPSGSILVWETDLEQPVRDLAVSQSDTPFSTYKLLLDGQQRLTSLSAVIRGEPVMVKNRQRPIDIAFNLDHPEGSPVELMEVEDDEESPMIKADETQEEDAETAERQDSVIERLNKRTFAVAFRNLLAQPNWVSVTEVFNGQKSDWELLKDLVGTPDNAKFKFYSDRLQRLRNICQYSYVMHVLGRDLSYEEVAEIFVRVNSLGAKLRGSDLALAQVTAKWRNSLKLFEEFAEECEEQQFTIDVGLLVRLMVVFATKQCQFKTVSSIPLPTMQESWEKAKEGMRYAINFLRANADIEDESLLSSPYFIIPIATYGILKDGKISPADETAMLRWLYVANAKAHYSGSSESKLDYDVGLLFKGNSFDALIEPLHQRYGRLHVEAGDFAGRDPRNALFSLAYLALKHSGAKDWRTGLGLSLTHQGKLHYIEYHHIFPKSLLQKAGYEKAEINEIANMAFISGRANRGISNKEPKDYFPGIIKERTENALSSQYISLDKEMWEVTAYPHFLQYRRQELAKAVNEFIESACKAGRATTLASKAA
- a CDS encoding DUF4375 domain-containing protein, which encodes MADDWELEDWFLNSYQQVMEKREAPASLTQAENFLYELGCLDCELRNGGASQYFANQGTERWQQLKNTWSTEKVPSFTKTIDHFDAVLASQGDAYEAMLAASPSVEELYEQDQAAAKRELQKWLKAKS